The following coding sequences are from one Fundidesulfovibrio magnetotacticus window:
- a CDS encoding TadE/TadG family type IV pilus assembly protein gives MNAIRRLRRLLGEAGSSAVEFALVAPLVTGLMIGVLETSNALSVWLTLKKATELGARFATTGQGEIDGTRMAQIIAATKKVAADSRGIDVNVKVSSWAGLSASGAAREGDPGGPCDTVQIDVNYVYTPVTPLGDMLDPTNGASAWSQAMTMRQATRMVNEPWRPCPY, from the coding sequence ATGAACGCCATCCGCAGACTGCGCAGGCTCCTGGGCGAGGCAGGGTCCTCGGCCGTGGAGTTCGCCCTGGTGGCCCCGCTGGTCACCGGGCTCATGATCGGCGTGCTGGAGACCAGCAACGCCCTCTCCGTGTGGCTCACCCTCAAGAAGGCCACCGAGCTGGGCGCGCGCTTCGCCACCACCGGCCAGGGCGAAATCGACGGCACGCGCATGGCCCAGATCATCGCCGCAACCAAGAAGGTGGCCGCCGACTCCCGGGGCATCGACGTGAACGTGAAGGTCTCCAGCTGGGCCGGACTCTCCGCCTCGGGCGCGGCCCGGGAAGGCGACCCGGGCGGCCCCTGCGACACCGTCCAGATCGACGTGAACTACGTCTACACGCCCGTCACGCCCCTGGGCGACATGCTCGACCCCACCAACGGCGCGTCGGCCTGGTCCCAGGCCATGACCATGCGCCAGGCCACCCGCATGGTCAACGAACCCTGGCGGCCCTGTCCCTACTAG
- a CDS encoding vWA domain-containing protein, protein MSCLCSEERGSTATLVAVGALALAGAAGLVVDEGLLYKANNQLQAAVDAAALAGSLELPYDPDLSQNRVRQAAEKSLVQNYGEASIKSLTLGTEVRSVCVEGKATVKLTFATVLGVGDKEIDCTACAGYNNLEIVFVIDNTGSMSGTPITKVRQAATNMVNLVMPNTGAPSTKIGLVPFRGKVRVPANVDGKAAGCRNADGTVNTTNSSSCTSIPYIKALTTDKAAITTAINSMTATGTASGTVISEGIKWGRHVLTPEAPYTEGGDAKKYRKVMILLTDGDNEDGKCGGQYGDTSDPNNYWYNAYYGMNVKTCHCEDGGCLNTAMLSEAQLAKDAGIEIFTIRFGTSDSTDVNLMKTVASSKPGTNDHYYDAPSSSDIDDMFKKIGRQLGLRLIK, encoded by the coding sequence TTGTCATGCCTCTGCAGTGAGGAGCGGGGCTCCACGGCCACCCTGGTGGCCGTGGGCGCGCTGGCCCTGGCCGGCGCGGCCGGGCTCGTGGTGGACGAGGGCCTGCTCTACAAGGCCAACAACCAGCTCCAGGCCGCCGTGGACGCCGCCGCCCTGGCCGGGAGCCTGGAGTTGCCCTACGACCCGGACCTCTCCCAGAACCGCGTGCGCCAGGCCGCGGAGAAATCCCTTGTCCAGAACTACGGCGAGGCCTCCATCAAGAGCCTCACCCTGGGCACGGAGGTGCGAAGCGTCTGCGTGGAGGGCAAGGCCACGGTGAAGCTCACCTTCGCCACGGTGCTGGGCGTGGGGGACAAGGAGATCGACTGCACCGCCTGCGCGGGCTACAACAACCTGGAGATCGTCTTCGTGATCGACAACACGGGCTCCATGTCCGGCACGCCCATCACCAAGGTGCGCCAGGCGGCCACCAACATGGTCAACCTGGTGATGCCCAACACCGGCGCGCCCTCCACCAAGATCGGCCTTGTGCCCTTCCGGGGCAAGGTGCGCGTGCCCGCGAACGTGGACGGCAAGGCCGCCGGATGCCGCAACGCCGACGGCACCGTGAACACCACCAACAGCTCCTCGTGCACCTCCATCCCCTACATCAAGGCGCTCACCACGGACAAGGCGGCCATCACCACCGCCATCAACTCCATGACCGCCACCGGCACCGCCTCGGGCACCGTGATCTCCGAAGGCATCAAGTGGGGACGCCACGTGCTCACCCCCGAAGCCCCCTACACAGAGGGCGGCGACGCCAAAAAGTACCGCAAGGTGATGATCCTGCTCACCGACGGCGACAACGAGGACGGCAAGTGCGGCGGCCAGTACGGAGACACCTCCGACCCCAACAACTACTGGTACAACGCCTACTACGGCATGAACGTGAAGACCTGCCACTGCGAGGACGGCGGCTGCCTCAACACCGCCATGCTCTCCGAGGCGCAGCTGGCCAAGGACGCGGGCATCGAGATCTTCACCATCCGCTTCGGCACATCCGACTCCACGGACGTGAACCTCATGAAGACCGTGGCCTCCTCCAAGCCCGGAACCAACGACCACTACTACGACGCGCCCTCCTCCAGCGACATCGACGACATGTTCAAGAAGATCGGCCGCCAGCTCGGGCTGCGGCTCATCAAGTAG
- a CDS encoding TadE/TadG family type IV pilus assembly protein → MNLRNESGSSSVEAAIIIPVLVALSVSVWEGSVMLKTFFTVQEAAREGAREILRSGSDSKVQALVQNLTKDLPPSDLQVSKSVDTGAKTATVEVSYAYQPSSLSGDFIDALNNGPLTITSKVVMPLQ, encoded by the coding sequence ATGAACCTGCGCAACGAATCAGGCTCTTCCTCCGTGGAGGCCGCCATCATCATTCCGGTGCTGGTGGCCCTGTCGGTGTCGGTGTGGGAGGGGTCCGTGATGCTCAAGACCTTCTTCACCGTCCAGGAGGCCGCCCGCGAGGGCGCACGGGAGATCCTGCGCTCCGGCAGCGACTCCAAGGTGCAGGCCCTGGTCCAGAACCTCACGAAAGACCTGCCCCCTTCGGATCTGCAGGTGAGCAAGTCCGTGGACACGGGCGCGAAGACCGCGACCGTGGAGGTAAGCTATGCCTATCAACCGAGTTCTCTCTCTGGCGACTTCATTGACGCGCTCAACAACGGCCCGCTTACGATCACTTCGAAGGTTGTCATGCCTCTGCAGTGA